A stretch of Thermotoga sp. SG1 DNA encodes these proteins:
- the ubiE gene encoding bifunctional demethylmenaquinone methyltransferase/2-methoxy-6-polyprenyl-1,4-benzoquinol methylase UbiE, whose amino-acid sequence MKLFDEIAERYDLLNRIISFGTDLKWRKQMVTLVLEKHPNKVLDLATGTGDVIKLLKKKVPHLEITGLDSSSKMMEIAKKKVKDAGFVTGDAHDLPFRDEEFDAITVAFGFRNFSDRRRVLKECRRVLKKGGRLVILELLPPNTRKFTGKLYSLYLKLFVPLLGGVFSGDFRAYRYLSSSVLNFMTPDQIMKMMEEEGFEVSFRPLLFSVAGIFVGDKISSG is encoded by the coding sequence ATGAAACTCTTCGATGAAATAGCAGAAAGGTACGACCTTCTGAACAGGATCATCTCTTTTGGAACGGACCTGAAATGGAGAAAGCAAATGGTGACCCTTGTCCTAGAAAAGCATCCGAACAAGGTCCTCGATCTTGCCACGGGAACAGGTGACGTCATCAAACTTCTGAAGAAAAAAGTACCACATCTTGAAATTACTGGACTTGATTCTTCGTCGAAGATGATGGAGATAGCAAAAAAGAAAGTGAAAGATGCAGGGTTCGTCACAGGAGACGCCCACGATCTTCCTTTCAGAGATGAAGAGTTCGATGCCATCACCGTGGCCTTTGGATTCAGGAACTTCTCCGACAGAAGAAGGGTTCTGAAAGAATGCCGCAGGGTACTCAAAAAAGGTGGAAGACTTGTGATTCTTGAACTTCTTCCTCCGAACACCAGAAAGTTCACCGGGAAACTCTACTCTCTCTATCTGAAACTCTTTGTTCCCCTTCTTGGAGGAGTCTTCAGTGGGGATTTTCGTGCCTACAGGTATCTTTCCAGCTCCGTTCTCAACTTTATGACACCAGATCAGATAATGAAGATGATGGAAGAAGAAGGTTTCGAGGTGAGTTTCAGGCCCCTTCTTTTCTCTGTGGCCGGGATCTTCGTTGGTGATAAAATTTCCTCAGGGTAA